Proteins encoded together in one Campylobacter concisus window:
- a CDS encoding YagU family protein, whose protein sequence is MSNLATKPKFALAALIGLVAGVVSAFVKWGAEVPLPPRSPMDMFNAACGPESAIRAADAIDCSRNFLNPPYVFLRDYVGIADPNAAIYEFAGHAFNYVMLTHIIFSVVFAVGYCVVAEKFPKITMWQGVMAGILATIAVHGISLPLLGLTPPLWTLPWYEYVSEFVGHMVWFWSIEIIRHDLRARITKEKDPSDCCNA, encoded by the coding sequence ATGTCAAATTTAGCTACCAAACCAAAATTTGCTCTAGCTGCATTGATCGGCCTCGTCGCTGGCGTAGTTTCAGCTTTTGTAAAATGGGGCGCAGAAGTGCCGCTTCCGCCAAGAAGCCCTATGGATATGTTTAACGCAGCTTGCGGACCAGAAAGTGCCATCAGAGCGGCTGATGCGATCGACTGCTCGAGAAATTTCTTAAACCCACCTTATGTGTTTTTAAGAGATTATGTCGGTATCGCCGATCCAAACGCTGCTATCTACGAGTTTGCAGGGCATGCATTTAACTACGTGATGCTAACGCACATCATATTTTCAGTAGTCTTTGCCGTTGGCTACTGCGTCGTGGCTGAGAAATTTCCAAAGATCACGATGTGGCAAGGCGTGATGGCTGGCATCTTAGCAACTATCGCAGTTCACGGCATCTCACTGCCGCTTCTTGGCCTCACTCCGCCACTTTGGACACTTCCTTGGTATGAGTATGTCTCTGAGTTTGTGGGTCACATGGTATGGTTTTGGTCGATAGAGATCATCCGCCACGACTTAAGAGCTAGGATCACAAAAGAAAAAGACCCAAGCGACTGCTGCAACGCATAG
- a CDS encoding tetrahydrodipicolinate N-succinyltransferase N-terminal domain-containing protein yields MSKEFKDANEFKEFFEEFRKKDGYKDPVAFGIARVDRGQKNSDKILQASYAVVNYKESFLSAAAFIYALQKCDVEVDFGAHEFVTDLTPKVAKKASKLFSVFEKDIKSHKNVENLHAVKMAFDDDLELNENKFKLVFLFEDAKPLSVEAVYLKLYLISLGKVAPRTIVLDGAFGVLPNVAWTSQNIPIELEWLRENEISLKMFGEYPAIVSVDKFPRFLSHIIPADNTRILDSAKVRMGAAVYPGTVVMPGAAYINFNAGTTGGVMVEGRVSSSVVVGEGSDVGGGASILGVLSGTNGNPVSIGKHCLLGANSVTGVPLGDNCIVDAGIAVLEGTKVYISASEREKLAKLNPEFKFEAEIYKALELGGLNGLHFRQNSQTGQITASASKRAIKLNEALH; encoded by the coding sequence ATGTCTAAAGAATTTAAAGACGCAAACGAATTTAAGGAATTTTTTGAAGAATTTAGAAAAAAAGATGGTTACAAAGATCCAGTTGCTTTTGGCATCGCAAGAGTCGATCGCGGACAAAAAAATAGCGACAAAATTTTGCAAGCAAGTTACGCTGTTGTAAATTATAAAGAGAGCTTTTTAAGCGCAGCTGCTTTTATCTACGCCTTGCAAAAGTGCGATGTTGAGGTTGATTTTGGTGCTCACGAGTTCGTGACTGATCTCACGCCAAAGGTAGCAAAAAAGGCTAGCAAGCTCTTTAGTGTCTTTGAAAAAGATATAAAATCGCATAAAAACGTGGAGAATTTACACGCTGTGAAGATGGCATTTGATGACGATCTTGAGCTAAATGAGAATAAATTTAAGCTTGTATTTTTATTTGAGGACGCAAAGCCACTTAGCGTGGAGGCCGTCTATCTCAAGCTCTACTTGATCTCACTTGGCAAGGTCGCACCTAGGACTATCGTACTTGATGGAGCCTTTGGAGTGCTACCAAATGTCGCATGGACTAGCCAAAACATCCCAATCGAGCTTGAGTGGCTAAGAGAAAATGAAATTTCTCTAAAGATGTTTGGCGAATATCCAGCGATCGTTAGCGTTGATAAATTCCCAAGATTTTTAAGCCATATCATTCCAGCGGATAATACGAGAATTTTAGACTCAGCCAAGGTTCGCATGGGCGCTGCCGTGTATCCTGGCACAGTCGTTATGCCTGGTGCTGCCTACATCAACTTTAACGCAGGTACAACTGGTGGCGTGATGGTTGAAGGTAGGGTCAGCAGCTCTGTTGTCGTGGGTGAGGGCAGTGACGTAGGTGGTGGAGCTAGCATACTTGGCGTGCTAAGCGGCACGAACGGCAACCCTGTAAGCATCGGCAAACACTGCTTGCTTGGCGCAAACTCAGTTACTGGCGTGCCACTTGGCGATAACTGCATCGTGGATGCTGGTATAGCGGTGCTTGAGGGCACAAAGGTCTATATCTCGGCAAGCGAGCGCGAAAAGCTAGCTAAGCTAAATCCAGAGTTTAAATTTGAGGCTGAAATTTACAAAGCGCTCGAGCTTGGCGGGCTAAATGGGCTTCATTTTAGACAAAATAGCCAAACAGGTCAGATCACTGCAAGTGCGAGCAAAAGGGCGATCAAGCTAAATGAGGCACTTCATTAA
- a CDS encoding Fic family protein yields the protein MAHLWFAIIHPYDDGNGRMARALAHYCLAGKSIEPFSISSIIYANKKDYYEILEQTTKLENNLNFDFTAWIKWHLEAVNSTIKQAISSLKR from the coding sequence TTGGCTCACCTTTGGTTTGCGATCATCCATCCTTATGATGACGGCAACGGACGCATGGCAAGGGCTTTGGCGCACTACTGCTTGGCTGGCAAGAGCATTGAGCCATTTTCAATATCGAGCATTATTTATGCAAATAAAAAAGATTATTATGAAATTTTAGAGCAGACGACAAAGCTTGAAAATAATTTAAACTTTGATTTCACAGCGTGGATAAAGTGGCATTTAGAAGCGGTAAATAGCACCATAAAACAAGCCATAAGCTCATTAAAAAGATAA
- a CDS encoding gamma-glutamyl phosphate reductase encodes MSYEKKVEARLCGLINQREMAKIYGDIRSIDSFDKKIESYKFRNGIEKFDEDSCRANGYYPVDPNYAPYPPNYRPYYQNEYDRFDRFQRGYRGGYYNDDDYDDGFDRGYRRGYKDARRDYRLGR; translated from the coding sequence ATGAGTTACGAAAAAAAAGTTGAAGCTAGGCTTTGTGGTCTTATAAATCAAAGAGAAATGGCTAAAATTTATGGCGACATAAGAAGTATTGATAGCTTTGATAAAAAAATAGAAAGCTACAAATTTCGCAACGGAATAGAAAAATTTGACGAGGATAGTTGCCGTGCAAATGGCTACTATCCTGTTGATCCAAACTATGCGCCATATCCGCCTAACTACCGCCCATACTATCAAAATGAGTACGACAGATTTGATAGATTTCAGCGTGGTTACCGTGGAGGCTACTATAATGATGACGACTACGATGATGGTTTTGATCGTGGTTATAGACGTGGTTATAAGGATGCCAGAAGAGATTATAGGCTAGGTAGATAA
- a CDS encoding CsgG/HfaB family protein: MKKRFLASKVFSSVAALCLFAGCASSNSGVTGAAAGDTAKNANTKIERCSQTLGTLSFYEDQSSSWYSYLTRDYQLGSTVPVLRILAQQTGCFVIVERGRSMDNMMQERALEASGELRKGSKFHKGQVVAADYTMQPEITFSKEDTGGISGLVGAVFGNVAGKVSGGFSKSETQTSLLLIDNRSGVQIAGAVGSDSNFDFFGMGSNSFSRVSAGLGGYTKTPEGRMIVNAFMDAMNQLIVALKDYKVQNVKGGLGKGGNIKIGD, from the coding sequence ATGAAAAAGAGATTTTTAGCATCTAAGGTCTTTAGCAGCGTTGCCGCTCTTTGTTTATTTGCTGGATGCGCTAGTAGCAATAGCGGTGTAACTGGTGCCGCAGCAGGAGATACAGCCAAAAATGCCAACACGAAAATCGAGCGTTGCAGCCAAACACTAGGAACATTATCTTTTTACGAAGATCAAAGTAGCTCATGGTACTCATATCTAACTAGAGATTATCAACTTGGCTCAACTGTGCCGGTGCTAAGGATCTTAGCTCAGCAAACTGGCTGCTTCGTCATCGTCGAGCGTGGCAGAAGTATGGATAATATGATGCAAGAGCGCGCGCTTGAAGCTAGTGGCGAGCTAAGAAAAGGTTCTAAATTTCACAAAGGTCAAGTCGTAGCGGCTGATTATACCATGCAGCCAGAGATCACATTTAGCAAAGAGGATACTGGCGGTATCAGCGGACTTGTAGGCGCTGTCTTTGGCAACGTTGCTGGCAAGGTAAGCGGAGGCTTTTCAAAGAGCGAAACACAAACATCTTTGCTTCTTATAGACAACCGCTCAGGCGTACAAATCGCTGGTGCAGTCGGCAGTGATAGCAACTTTGACTTCTTTGGCATGGGCTCAAATTCATTTTCACGTGTGAGTGCTGGACTTGGTGGCTACACAAAGACACCAGAGGGCAGGATGATCGTAAATGCTTTTATGGACGCGATGAACCAACTTATAGTCGCGCTAAAAGATTATAAAGTCCAAAATGTAAAAGGTGGTCTTGGCAAAGGCGGAAATATAAAAATAGGAGACTAA
- the glmS gene encoding glutamine--fructose-6-phosphate transaminase (isomerizing) gives MCGIVGYIGDKEKKEVILSGLKELEYRGYDSAGMAVMSDGKIDFFKAVGKLENLALKTKDFTSEGFGVAIGHTRWATHGKPTEINAHPHLGEHSFVVHNGIIENYKELKDELEAKGVKFVSQTDTEVIVHLFEEILKEKKDPFKAYEATIAKLRGAYATLLITKTAPDKIFFAKDAAPMAIGKSDKKELYFASSDAPLIGNATEVAYLDDNNYGYVSLDEIAVFKHGKKASITFNALPKDKSYAQKEGYTFFMEKEIYEQGAVVSETIMGRVKNHKVTLENLDDEYLKGIDDVVLCACGTSYHAALVASYLFERLAKVRTKVEVASEFRYRKPYLNKNSLFIVISQSGETADTLEALRIAKEAGLKTLAICNVDNSSIVRLADNTLLTRAGIEKGVASTKAFATQIIVLWMLVLQMASAKGSISKKELDHEIKTLLHIPQILNIDNSLQEKLHRLSKHYLHGHGFFFIGRDIFYPLALEGALKLKEISYLHAEGYPSGEMKHGPIALADEKLFTIALMPQNLLYEKTKSNVEELAARDAYILAISPLEFELSDDYVKTSVQDHYMSEFFEMMLVLQLLALEISVRLGNNVDMPRNLAKSVTVE, from the coding sequence ATGTGTGGAATCGTAGGATACATCGGAGATAAAGAGAAAAAAGAGGTCATTTTAAGCGGTCTAAAAGAGCTTGAGTATCGCGGATACGACAGCGCTGGCATGGCTGTGATGAGTGATGGCAAGATCGACTTTTTTAAAGCGGTCGGCAAGCTTGAAAATTTAGCCCTAAAGACAAAGGACTTTACATCAGAGGGCTTTGGCGTGGCGATAGGTCACACACGCTGGGCGACGCACGGCAAACCAACTGAGATAAACGCTCACCCACACCTTGGCGAGCACTCATTTGTCGTTCATAACGGCATCATCGAAAACTACAAAGAGCTTAAAGATGAGCTTGAGGCAAAGGGCGTGAAATTTGTGAGCCAAACTGACACCGAAGTGATCGTGCATCTTTTTGAAGAAATTTTAAAAGAGAAAAAAGATCCATTTAAGGCTTATGAGGCGACTATCGCAAAGCTTAGAGGCGCTTATGCGACGCTACTTATCACTAAAACCGCACCTGATAAGATATTTTTCGCAAAAGATGCCGCTCCTATGGCGATAGGCAAAAGCGACAAAAAAGAGCTATATTTTGCCTCATCAGATGCCCCACTTATCGGCAACGCAACTGAAGTAGCATATCTTGATGATAACAACTACGGCTACGTGAGCTTAGACGAGATAGCTGTTTTCAAACACGGCAAAAAGGCTAGCATAACATTTAACGCACTGCCAAAAGATAAGAGCTATGCCCAAAAAGAGGGTTATACATTTTTTATGGAGAAAGAAATTTACGAGCAAGGTGCAGTCGTATCTGAAACCATCATGGGCAGAGTTAAAAACCACAAAGTCACCCTTGAAAATTTAGACGATGAATACCTAAAAGGTATCGATGATGTCGTGCTTTGTGCGTGCGGTACGAGCTACCATGCAGCGCTTGTTGCAAGCTATCTTTTTGAAAGGCTTGCCAAAGTTAGAACAAAGGTCGAAGTGGCAAGCGAATTTAGATATAGAAAGCCTTATCTAAACAAAAACTCGCTCTTCATCGTCATCTCGCAAAGTGGCGAGACAGCTGACACTCTTGAGGCGCTTAGGATCGCAAAAGAGGCTGGACTAAAGACACTTGCGATTTGCAACGTCGATAACTCATCTATCGTTAGACTAGCTGATAATACGCTTCTAACTCGCGCTGGCATCGAAAAAGGTGTGGCAAGCACAAAGGCATTTGCTACACAAATCATCGTGCTTTGGATGCTTGTGCTTCAAATGGCATCTGCAAAGGGATCTATCAGCAAAAAAGAGCTTGATCACGAGATCAAAACGCTTCTTCACATCCCACAAATTTTAAATATAGATAACTCTTTGCAAGAGAAGCTTCACCGCCTAAGCAAGCACTATTTACACGGTCATGGCTTCTTCTTTATCGGTAGAGATATCTTCTATCCACTAGCACTTGAAGGTGCGTTAAAACTTAAAGAAATTTCATATCTTCATGCCGAGGGCTATCCATCAGGCGAGATGAAGCACGGACCTATCGCACTTGCAGATGAGAAGCTATTTACGATCGCTTTAATGCCTCAAAACTTACTATACGAAAAAACAAAGAGTAACGTCGAAGAGCTCGCTGCAAGAGATGCTTATATCCTAGCGATCAGCCCACTTGAGTTTGAACTAAGCGATGACTACGTAAAAACAAGCGTTCAAGATCACTATATGAGCGAATTTTTCGAGATGATGCTAGTGCTTCAGCTACTTGCACTTGAAATTTCCGTTAGACTAGGCAACAATGTCGATATGCCAAGAAACCTCGCAAAAAGCGTAACTGTCGAATAA
- a CDS encoding HD domain-containing protein — MLADKSAKNSDNYSRIKEKFLDFKANLPKHFQKNQGRNFTNFLAKEYDDFIKTYLNETMREFFDEFVPQNDSFAFSVLATGKYAQTLLSANSELEILLVYKNLKGYNIKNFLKEFSEILDSSGMKFVIKIAELDEIFINFKDDLKFKSETSQLRYICGSKSLYRLVKSEIIKIKEFDKKAFLNYHLKAFLPFSSISYLTQEPNLKSGFGGIDEIYRLNCILNCLDSDVSVRSQALKVMNEKEIASFNLNVDFLLSLLSALNLTQNTDTFSASSVEITTNFMQTKSKKLQDNESVISQKMLSSMNNVAIYSRFIAASLCRPFFKSELSFVQRKFARLKNGFYEINGVIYVPLHKKPALIEHLINELLELKDVDYKFDISAIFYIKRAIITKDGLERAISEFKKIFLRENSYAILKSLLDAQMIQILIKPMEHISQLAEYDGYHEFTVDEHSILSVKFLENIKDKFIKNLYAELCLEGKTMLKIVTLMHDVGKGLGGKDHANIGANIFRAYANKLNLSQKAINIGVILIKYHTLMSNVSNREDIYSQRVIFAFISKLGDKQVLKLLYILSYCVINATNERLYNAYTAKLLRELYEISLSAFSDENLLDEATRRVKKEQSIKRNSEFLALEPKLQEKIFKITSNLVFTKYSASEIINLSKVADSLNETEIFINNSKNLSIQIYTNKSLNLSALLYEFAKFDLAYMEIFELFEKKFYIRLDFNQNVKNHELENTKILALKSLNSEVLREPLKPNINKDEINFELNHSKDYAKLSINAKDQRGLMAYVMSVFDRLHFQVTSARIQTVKNRTRNLFLIEKNERLESKGEEILNLLISE, encoded by the coding sequence ATGCTAGCTGATAAAAGTGCCAAAAATAGCGATAATTATTCAAGGATCAAAGAGAAATTTCTTGATTTTAAGGCAAATTTGCCAAAACATTTTCAAAAAAACCAAGGCAGAAATTTCACAAATTTCTTAGCCAAAGAGTATGATGATTTTATAAAAACTTATTTAAATGAAACTATGCGAGAATTTTTTGATGAGTTTGTACCACAAAACGACAGCTTTGCTTTTAGCGTTCTAGCCACTGGCAAATACGCTCAAACGCTGCTTAGCGCAAATAGCGAGCTTGAAATTTTACTAGTTTATAAAAATTTAAAGGGCTATAATATAAAAAATTTCTTAAAAGAATTTTCTGAAATTTTAGATAGCTCTGGCATGAAATTTGTGATAAAAATTGCCGAATTGGATGAAATTTTTATAAATTTCAAAGATGACCTTAAATTTAAAAGCGAAACCTCGCAACTTCGCTACATCTGCGGCTCAAAAAGCCTCTACCGCTTAGTCAAAAGCGAGATCATAAAGATAAAAGAATTTGATAAAAAAGCCTTTTTAAACTACCATTTAAAGGCATTTTTGCCATTTTCTAGCATAAGCTACTTGACGCAAGAGCCAAATTTAAAAAGTGGCTTTGGCGGGATCGATGAAATTTACCGCTTAAACTGCATACTAAACTGCCTTGATAGCGACGTTTCAGTTAGATCGCAAGCTCTTAAAGTGATGAATGAAAAAGAGATCGCTAGTTTTAATCTAAATGTGGATTTTTTACTAAGCTTGCTAAGTGCTTTAAATTTAACTCAAAACACCGATACTTTCAGCGCTTCAAGTGTCGAGATCACGACAAATTTCATGCAGACAAAGTCCAAAAAGCTGCAAGACAACGAGAGCGTCATCAGCCAAAAGATGCTAAGCTCGATGAATAACGTAGCCATTTATTCAAGATTTATCGCAGCTTCGCTTTGCAGGCCATTTTTCAAAAGCGAGCTAAGCTTCGTTCAAAGAAAATTTGCTAGGCTAAAAAATGGCTTTTATGAGATAAATGGCGTCATCTACGTGCCACTTCACAAAAAGCCAGCGCTCATCGAGCATCTCATAAATGAGCTTTTAGAGCTAAAAGATGTGGATTATAAATTTGATATAAGCGCGATCTTTTATATCAAGCGAGCCATCATCACAAAAGATGGCTTAGAGCGCGCTATCAGCGAGTTTAAGAAGATATTTTTAAGAGAAAATTCCTACGCCATTTTAAAATCCTTGCTCGATGCGCAGATGATACAAATTTTGATAAAACCGATGGAGCACATCTCCCAGCTAGCAGAATATGACGGCTATCACGAATTTACGGTTGATGAGCATAGTATCTTAAGTGTCAAATTTCTTGAAAATATAAAAGATAAATTTATAAAAAATCTCTATGCTGAGCTTTGCTTAGAGGGCAAAACGATGCTTAAGATCGTGACGCTTATGCATGACGTTGGCAAAGGACTTGGCGGCAAAGATCACGCAAATATCGGCGCAAACATCTTTAGAGCCTATGCCAACAAGCTAAATTTAAGCCAAAAAGCTATCAACATCGGCGTCATCTTGATAAAATACCACACCCTAATGAGCAACGTCTCAAACAGAGAGGATATCTACTCACAGCGCGTCATCTTTGCCTTTATCTCGAAGCTTGGCGACAAGCAGGTCTTAAAGCTACTTTACATCCTTAGCTACTGCGTGATAAACGCCACAAACGAGAGGCTTTACAACGCCTACACAGCAAAGCTTTTAAGAGAGCTTTATGAAATTTCTCTTAGCGCATTTAGCGATGAAAATTTACTTGATGAAGCGACAAGGCGAGTAAAAAAAGAGCAGTCTATAAAGCGAAATAGCGAGTTTTTAGCGCTTGAGCCAAAGCTGCAAGAGAAAATTTTTAAGATCACATCAAATTTAGTCTTTACAAAATATAGCGCGAGCGAGATCATAAATTTAAGCAAAGTGGCTGATAGCTTAAACGAAACCGAAATTTTCATAAACAATAGTAAAAATTTAAGCATTCAAATTTATACAAACAAAAGCCTAAATTTAAGCGCCCTGCTCTATGAATTTGCCAAATTTGACCTTGCGTATATGGAGATATTTGAGCTTTTTGAGAAAAAATTTTATATCAGGCTTGACTTTAACCAAAATGTAAAAAATCATGAGCTTGAAAACACTAAAATTTTAGCCCTAAAATCCCTGAATAGCGAGGTTTTAAGAGAGCCTTTGAAACCAAATATTAACAAAGATGAGATAAACTTCGAGCTAAATCACTCAAAAGATTACGCCAAACTTAGCATCAACGCAAAAGATCAGCGCGGGCTAATGGCTTATGTGATGAGTGTTTTTGACAGGCTTCATTTTCAAGTCACGAGTGCTAGAATTCAGACGGTTAAAAATAGAACTAGAAATCTCTTTTTGATCGAGAAAAACGAGCGACTTGAGAGTAAAGGCGAAGAGATATTAAATTTATTAATAAGCGAGTAA
- the mqnE gene encoding aminofutalosine synthase MqnE: MMNLLQKLESGERLSKQEAFSLYELDLFTLAKFADKKRRKLHGNKVFFNVNRHINPTNICADICKFCAFSAHRKNPNPYLMSHEEILKIVDESVSHGVKEIHIVSAHNATSGWQWYLEIFKKIKAAHPELHVKAMTAAEIDFLSRHYGLSYDEVIEKMLEYGVDSMPGGGAEIFDEEVRAKICKGKVSSENWLKIHKMWHDKGRQSNATMLFGHIESRDNRIDHMLRIRDLQDETGGFNAFIPLVYQRENNYLKDVKFLGSAEILKTMAISRLVLDNVPHIKAYWATSTLNLAMIAQEFGADDLDGTIEKESIQSAAGANSANGVTLKTFCDLIKTSGFTPVERDSLYNELKIY, from the coding sequence ATAATGAATCTATTACAAAAACTAGAAAGTGGCGAGAGATTAAGCAAGCAAGAGGCTTTTTCGCTTTATGAGCTTGATCTTTTTACCTTGGCTAAATTTGCCGACAAAAAGCGCAGAAAACTGCACGGCAACAAGGTCTTTTTTAACGTAAATCGCCATATCAATCCAACAAATATCTGTGCTGACATCTGTAAATTTTGCGCATTTTCAGCCCACAGAAAAAATCCAAATCCATACCTAATGAGCCACGAAGAAATTTTAAAGATCGTTGATGAGAGCGTGAGCCACGGTGTAAAAGAGATACACATCGTCTCCGCTCACAATGCAACTAGCGGTTGGCAGTGGTATTTAGAAATTTTTAAAAAGATAAAGGCAGCTCATCCAGAGCTTCACGTAAAGGCGATGACGGCGGCTGAGATTGATTTTTTATCAAGGCATTACGGCTTAAGCTACGATGAGGTGATAGAAAAGATGCTTGAATACGGCGTCGATAGCATGCCAGGGGGTGGGGCTGAAATTTTTGACGAAGAGGTCAGGGCTAAAATTTGCAAAGGCAAGGTAAGTAGCGAGAACTGGCTAAAGATCCACAAAATGTGGCACGATAAAGGCAGACAAAGCAATGCAACAATGCTTTTTGGCCACATAGAAAGCCGCGATAACAGGATCGATCACATGCTAAGAATCAGGGACTTGCAGGATGAAACTGGCGGATTTAACGCATTTATCCCGCTTGTCTATCAAAGAGAAAACAACTACTTAAAAGATGTTAAATTTCTAGGATCAGCTGAAATTTTAAAGACTATGGCGATATCTCGCTTGGTGCTTGATAACGTCCCACATATAAAGGCGTACTGGGCTACTTCGACGCTAAATTTAGCGATGATCGCTCAGGAATTTGGCGCTGATGATCTTGATGGCACGATAGAAAAAGAGAGTATCCAGAGTGCAGCAGGCGCAAATAGCGCAAATGGCGTCACACTAAAGACATTTTGCGATCTCATAAAAACATCTGGTTTTACGCCGGTTGAGCGTGATAGCCTATATAACGAACTTAAAATTTACTAA